The genome window AGACGGCCGCAGTTCCGCAGCACTCAGACACATCCGGATTACACGAAAGTATATCAAGCATGCCGAAGGCTCTGTACTTGTTGAATTCGGCGACACGAAAGTTTTGTGCACTGCCTCAGTGGAGGAGTCGGTGCCCCCCTTCCTGCGCGGCAAGGGGGGGGGATGGGTAACGGCAGAGTATTCCATGCTGCCGCGGGCTACCCATACGCGATCTCCTCGCGAGGCGGCCAAAGGGAAGTTGGGGGGAAGGACCCATGAGATACAGCGTCTCATCGGCCGCTCCCTGAGGGCCGTCACTGATTTGACGCTCCTTGGCGAGCGAAGCGTGCTGATTGATTGTGACGTGATACAGGCTGATGGAGGTACGCGGACAGCTTCCATTACAGGTGCCTACGTCGCCTTGGTTGACGCGTTTCGATGGCTCGTAGCGCAGGGGACTATCGCGGCCCTGCCGGTCCGGGAGGCGGTCGCCGCCGTCAGTGTCGGGATAGTCAACGGGGAAGTGTTTCTTGATCTGAACTACGTAGAGGACTCACGTGCCGATGTCGATATGAATTTTGTCATGACTTCGTCGGGCCGTTTCGTGGAAGTGCAGGGAACCGCCGAGGCTGAACCCTTCACCTGTGTCCAGATGGATGAGATGCGGTCCCTCGCCATGATTGGCATCGAGCGGCTTATGGCCATCCAACAAGAGGCACTGGAACAGTGACCCGGTTGGTAGTGGCAACCCGCAACAAGGGCAAATTGCGAGAGATTGCAGCAATTCTCAGCGGGTTACCCTTCATGCTGCTGTCGCTGGATGATTTTCCGGATTTTCCTGAAGTGGAAGAGGATGGCGCGACGTTTGAGGAGAATGCCTTGAAAAAGGCTTCAATGGCCGCCATGGTTACAGGGCTTCCAGCGCTTGCCGATGACTCGGGACTCGTTGTTGACGCACTTGGTGGAAAGCCGGGCGTTTACTCTGCCCGCTACTCGGGTGAGAGCGCCAGCGACGAAGCAAATAATACAAAGCTGTTGAGCGAGTTGGCAACAGTGCCTTACGCGGAACGCACGGCCGCCTTCCGGTGTACCATCGCCTTGTGTATTCCCGGCGGAGAGAGATACACCTTCAGCGGGGAACTGCGGGGGGTAATCCTTGATTCGCCGCGCGGCACTGGAGGGTTCGGCTATGATCCGCTCTTTTTCGTCTCTGAAAATGGAGCAACCATGGCAGAGCTCTCCCTTGAGGTCAAGAATGCCGTCAGTCACAGGGGCAAAGCTCTTGCACTTCTGAAGGGCCATCTCGGTCGGCAGGCGGGTGAATAAAAATACTTGCATGTCAGTACGGCATGTGTTAGTTATACAAATTCCAACGGGGTGTAGCGCAGCCTGGCTAGCGCACCTGCCTTGGGAGCAGGGGGTCGGAGGTTCGAATCCTCTCACCCCGACCAAGCCTGCGCCTGTAGCTCAGCTGGATAGAGCAACGGACTTCTAATCCGTAGGTCAGAGGTTCGAATCCTCTCAGGCGTGCCAACTAATTAACGGTAAATCACATATGGTGGCTATGGTGAAGGGGTCTAACACACATGACTGTGACTCATGCATTCGTGGGTTCAAATCCCACTAGCCACCCCATTTAAGAAAGAGCCCCGTGATGAACGGGGCTTATTCGTATGTGTAGTTGGTTGCGACAATCTGCGAGAGTGGCGGAACTGGCAGACGCACTGGACTTAGGATCCAGCGGGCAACCGTAGGGGTTCGACTCCCCTCTCTCGCACCAATTCATGTATGTGTGACTGTTTCAAATGCCCGCCCGGAGATTGTTGTTTTCTTGCCCGCTATCCCGTCCGATTAATCATCATATGAACACTACCCCAATGGAGAGAGGTTGAACGATGACCAGCACTGTCGAGTCGCTCAGCAGCGTCAAAAAGAAAATTTCCTTCGAAATTCCTGCGGACCGCGTTACGTCCGAGATAGACAAGGTTTTTGAAAAGATCCGCAAACGCGCGGCTCTTAAAGGGTTCCGGAAAGGGAAGGCCCCCCAGTCCCTCATTGAAAAGCACTATGTTGACGTCATGGAAGGCGACGTGTTGAAGAATCTGTTCGAGGAGACATATTTCAAGGCCCTTGCCGAACATAAAATTTTTCCCGTTTCCCATCCCGTAATCGATAGCGATGAAATAAAGCGCGGCACTCCGTTCACCTATTCCGCAACGGTTGAAGTCCTCCCCGAGATCGACGTAAAGGACTACAACGGACTTGAGGTTGCCAAGGAAACCTTTACGCCTGATGAGTCGGTTGTTGAAAAAAGGCTGCAGGAGATGCGCGAAAACATGTCTCACCTGAAGCCCCTTGATGTGGGGTCAGTGGCTG of Geobacter anodireducens contains these proteins:
- a CDS encoding non-canonical purine NTP pyrophosphatase; translation: MTRLVVATRNKGKLREIAAILSGLPFMLLSLDDFPDFPEVEEDGATFEENALKKASMAAMVTGLPALADDSGLVVDALGGKPGVYSARYSGESASDEANNTKLLSELATVPYAERTAAFRCTIALCIPGGERYTFSGELRGVILDSPRGTGGFGYDPLFFVSENGATMAELSLEVKNAVSHRGKALALLKGHLGRQAGE
- the rph gene encoding ribonuclease PH (RNase PH; tRNA nucleotidyltransferase; forms hexamers in Bacillus subtilis; phosphoroltic 3'-5' exoribonuclease; involved in maturation of tRNA precursors and removes terminal nucleotides near CCA acceptor arms of mature tRNAs), encoding MRSDGRSSAALRHIRITRKYIKHAEGSVLVEFGDTKVLCTASVEESVPPFLRGKGGGWVTAEYSMLPRATHTRSPREAAKGKLGGRTHEIQRLIGRSLRAVTDLTLLGERSVLIDCDVIQADGGTRTASITGAYVALVDAFRWLVAQGTIAALPVREAVAAVSVGIVNGEVFLDLNYVEDSRADVDMNFVMTSSGRFVEVQGTAEAEPFTCVQMDEMRSLAMIGIERLMAIQQEALEQ